The proteins below come from a single Eucalyptus grandis isolate ANBG69807.140 chromosome 3, ASM1654582v1, whole genome shotgun sequence genomic window:
- the LOC104436247 gene encoding probable transcriptional regulatory protein At2g25830 isoform X3: MSFSLQRGTVSFGRVLSSSAVRSRNAWWDSFCAVRFHGGNARKIWTFSPVRMGRRSCKIAGRKDAQNAKKVKLYSKIGKEVVSAVKKGGPNLTSNTALAAIIEKVKELDVPKEILERNIKRASEKGQESYIEKIYEVYGFGGVSIVVEVSTDKVNRSVAAVREVVKDYGGKMADPGSVMFKFRRARVVNIRVTDADKDQLLDIALDAGAEDVIEPSISEDDVDEDKLESYYKIVSSPENYSAILSKLREEGIAFEPDNGSELLPITTIEVDDEAMDLNKELMSSLLDLDDVDAVYTDQK; the protein is encoded by the exons atgtctttctctctccaaagGG GGACTGTTTCATTTGGCAGAGTTCTGTCGTCTTCGGCAGTTAGATCGCGGAACGCTTGGTGGGATTCGTTCTGTGCGGTGAGATTCCATGGCGGCAACGCGAGAAAGATTTGGACTTTCTCTCCTGTTCGCATGGGCAGGAGGTCTTGCAAAATCGCAGGCAGGAAG GACGCccaaaatgccaaaaaagtAAAACTTTATTCAAAGATTGGGAAAGAAGTCGTATCTGC GGTAAAGAAAGGTGGCCCAAATCTTACGTCAAATACAGCTTTGGCTGCTATAATCGAGAAAGTTAAGGAATTGGATGTACCAAAAGAAATTCTAGAACGCAACATCAAAAGAGCTTCCGAAAAGGGGCAGGAGTCTTACATAGAGAAAATTTATGAG GTGTATGGTTTTGGAGGAGTCAGTATTGTAGTTGAGGTGTCCACTGATAAAGTAAATCGGTCCGTTGCAGCTGTTAGAGAGGTAGTGAAGGATTATGGTGGGAAAATGGCAGACCCAGGATCTGTCATGTTTAAGTTCAGGCGTGCCCGTGTTGTGAATATAAGAGTTACTGATGCTGATAAAGACCAGCTCCTTGACATTGCTCTAGATGCAGGTGCAGAGGATGTTATTGAACCTTCAATATCCGAAGATGATGTGGATGAAGACAAATTGGAGAG CTATTATAAAATTGTAAGTTCTCCTGAGAACTATTCTGCAATACTTTCAAAGCTACGAGAGGAAGGAATAGCTTTTGAGCCTGATAATGGGTCTGAGCTACTTCCCATCACTACCATTGAG GTGGATGATGAGGCAATGGACTTGAACAAGGAACTAATGTCAAGCCTGCTCGatcttgatgatgttgatgcAGTCTATACAGACCAGAAATGA
- the LOC104436247 gene encoding probable transcriptional regulatory protein At2g25830 isoform X4, producing MGRRSCKIAGRKDAQNAKKVKLYSKIGKEVVSAVKKGGPNLTSNTALAAIIEKVKELDVPKEILERNIKRASEKGQESYIEKIYEVYGFGGVSIVVEVSTDKVNRSVAAVREVVKDYGGKMADPGSVMFKFRRARVVNIRVTDADKDQLLDIALDAGAEDVIEPSISEDDVDEDKLESYYKIVSSPENYSAILSKLREEGIAFEPDNGSELLPITTIEVDDEAMDLNKELMSSLLDLDDVDAVYTDQK from the exons ATGGGCAGGAGGTCTTGCAAAATCGCAGGCAGGAAG GACGCccaaaatgccaaaaaagtAAAACTTTATTCAAAGATTGGGAAAGAAGTCGTATCTGC GGTAAAGAAAGGTGGCCCAAATCTTACGTCAAATACAGCTTTGGCTGCTATAATCGAGAAAGTTAAGGAATTGGATGTACCAAAAGAAATTCTAGAACGCAACATCAAAAGAGCTTCCGAAAAGGGGCAGGAGTCTTACATAGAGAAAATTTATGAG GTGTATGGTTTTGGAGGAGTCAGTATTGTAGTTGAGGTGTCCACTGATAAAGTAAATCGGTCCGTTGCAGCTGTTAGAGAGGTAGTGAAGGATTATGGTGGGAAAATGGCAGACCCAGGATCTGTCATGTTTAAGTTCAGGCGTGCCCGTGTTGTGAATATAAGAGTTACTGATGCTGATAAAGACCAGCTCCTTGACATTGCTCTAGATGCAGGTGCAGAGGATGTTATTGAACCTTCAATATCCGAAGATGATGTGGATGAAGACAAATTGGAGAG CTATTATAAAATTGTAAGTTCTCCTGAGAACTATTCTGCAATACTTTCAAAGCTACGAGAGGAAGGAATAGCTTTTGAGCCTGATAATGGGTCTGAGCTACTTCCCATCACTACCATTGAG GTGGATGATGAGGCAATGGACTTGAACAAGGAACTAATGTCAAGCCTGCTCGatcttgatgatgttgatgcAGTCTATACAGACCAGAAATGA
- the LOC104436247 gene encoding probable transcriptional regulatory protein At2g25830 isoform X1 produces the protein MSSFSAVRALGAVVRLRHGVPFRRPMSFSLQRGTVSFGRVLSSSAVRSRNAWWDSFCAVRFHGGNARKIWTFSPVRMGRRSCKIAGRKDAQNAKKVKLYSKIGKEVVSAVKKGGPNLTSNTALAAIIEKVKELDVPKEILERNIKRASEKGQESYIEKIYEVYGFGGVSIVVEVSTDKVNRSVAAVREVVKDYGGKMADPGSVMFKFRRARVVNIRVTDADKDQLLDIALDAGAEDVIEPSISEDDVDEDKLESYYKIVSSPENYSAILSKLREEGIAFEPDNGSELLPITTIEVDDEAMDLNKELMSSLLDLDDVDAVYTDQK, from the exons ATGAGTTCGTTTTCTGCTGTCAGAGCATTGGGTGCAGTGGTCAGGCTCCGGCATGGTGTTCCCTTCAGACGGCCcatgtctttctctctccaaagGG GGACTGTTTCATTTGGCAGAGTTCTGTCGTCTTCGGCAGTTAGATCGCGGAACGCTTGGTGGGATTCGTTCTGTGCGGTGAGATTCCATGGCGGCAACGCGAGAAAGATTTGGACTTTCTCTCCTGTTCGCATGGGCAGGAGGTCTTGCAAAATCGCAGGCAGGAAG GACGCccaaaatgccaaaaaagtAAAACTTTATTCAAAGATTGGGAAAGAAGTCGTATCTGC GGTAAAGAAAGGTGGCCCAAATCTTACGTCAAATACAGCTTTGGCTGCTATAATCGAGAAAGTTAAGGAATTGGATGTACCAAAAGAAATTCTAGAACGCAACATCAAAAGAGCTTCCGAAAAGGGGCAGGAGTCTTACATAGAGAAAATTTATGAG GTGTATGGTTTTGGAGGAGTCAGTATTGTAGTTGAGGTGTCCACTGATAAAGTAAATCGGTCCGTTGCAGCTGTTAGAGAGGTAGTGAAGGATTATGGTGGGAAAATGGCAGACCCAGGATCTGTCATGTTTAAGTTCAGGCGTGCCCGTGTTGTGAATATAAGAGTTACTGATGCTGATAAAGACCAGCTCCTTGACATTGCTCTAGATGCAGGTGCAGAGGATGTTATTGAACCTTCAATATCCGAAGATGATGTGGATGAAGACAAATTGGAGAG CTATTATAAAATTGTAAGTTCTCCTGAGAACTATTCTGCAATACTTTCAAAGCTACGAGAGGAAGGAATAGCTTTTGAGCCTGATAATGGGTCTGAGCTACTTCCCATCACTACCATTGAG GTGGATGATGAGGCAATGGACTTGAACAAGGAACTAATGTCAAGCCTGCTCGatcttgatgatgttgatgcAGTCTATACAGACCAGAAATGA
- the LOC104436247 gene encoding probable transcriptional regulatory protein At2g25830 isoform X5: MAATRERFGLSLLFAWAGGLAKSQAGRVKKGGPNLTSNTALAAIIEKVKELDVPKEILERNIKRASEKGQESYIEKIYEVYGFGGVSIVVEVSTDKVNRSVAAVREVVKDYGGKMADPGSVMFKFRRARVVNIRVTDADKDQLLDIALDAGAEDVIEPSISEDDVDEDKLESYYKIVSSPENYSAILSKLREEGIAFEPDNGSELLPITTIEVDDEAMDLNKELMSSLLDLDDVDAVYTDQK; encoded by the exons ATGGCGGCAACGCGAGAAAGATTTGGACTTTCTCTCCTGTTCGCATGGGCAGGAGGTCTTGCAAAATCGCAGGCAGGAAG GGTAAAGAAAGGTGGCCCAAATCTTACGTCAAATACAGCTTTGGCTGCTATAATCGAGAAAGTTAAGGAATTGGATGTACCAAAAGAAATTCTAGAACGCAACATCAAAAGAGCTTCCGAAAAGGGGCAGGAGTCTTACATAGAGAAAATTTATGAG GTGTATGGTTTTGGAGGAGTCAGTATTGTAGTTGAGGTGTCCACTGATAAAGTAAATCGGTCCGTTGCAGCTGTTAGAGAGGTAGTGAAGGATTATGGTGGGAAAATGGCAGACCCAGGATCTGTCATGTTTAAGTTCAGGCGTGCCCGTGTTGTGAATATAAGAGTTACTGATGCTGATAAAGACCAGCTCCTTGACATTGCTCTAGATGCAGGTGCAGAGGATGTTATTGAACCTTCAATATCCGAAGATGATGTGGATGAAGACAAATTGGAGAG CTATTATAAAATTGTAAGTTCTCCTGAGAACTATTCTGCAATACTTTCAAAGCTACGAGAGGAAGGAATAGCTTTTGAGCCTGATAATGGGTCTGAGCTACTTCCCATCACTACCATTGAG GTGGATGATGAGGCAATGGACTTGAACAAGGAACTAATGTCAAGCCTGCTCGatcttgatgatgttgatgcAGTCTATACAGACCAGAAATGA